The following coding sequences are from one Microbulbifer sp. TB1203 window:
- a CDS encoding exo 1,3/1,4-beta-D-glucan glucohydrolase has translation MLNKKIMIAGLLSLLSACGGKESSPQAAAKAEENPWPKLQPALPADPEMEKKIADLLSRMSLEEKVGQMIQAEIKYATPEDVKQYHLGSILNGGGTYPNNDKFATPQDWLDLANAYYEASMDTSHGGVAIPVMWGSDAVHGHNNVIGATLFPHNIGLGAAHDPELIRRIGEATAREVAVTGIDWTFAPTVAVVRDDRWGRTFESYSEDPKIVREYARAMVEGIQGEKSSDEFLGGQKLISATKHFIGDGGTERGMDRGDTQASEEELARIHSAGYIGALGAGVQTVMASFNSWNGVRLHGHKHLLTDVLKGRLGFDGFVVGDWNGHRFVDGCTLESCPQSINAGLDMFMVPSDWKALYKNTLAQAQSGEIPMSRIDDAVTRILRVKMRAGLFERNKPLAGKKGILGSPEHRAIAREAVRKSLVLLKNNGGLLPLNPKQKILVAGDAADNIGKQSGGWTISWQGTGNTAADFPGATSIYAGIKSAVEKAGGEALLSINGDFEGDKPDVAVVVFGEEPYAEWHGDITSLEYQFGSKRDLALLKKLKQQNIPVVSIFISGRPLWINKELNASDAFVAAWLPGSEGAGVADVILTDAEGKTQYDFTGKLSFSWPRLVDQVPLNLGDDGYDPLFAYGYGLTYADDIEIANDLPEQGESYASGKLEDAWMMVWRPRAPWDLVILDEGNAPLVVEGNLAASDDDNIRVSAIDMRNQEDARLVEWAGLRPGGVALRADKPQDLSRYLEAGGTLSLDVRVDSELAGEVYASVTCGDDCLGKLPLKASLQKLQPGQWAPLSIDLQCFAERGAEFSRIDSSLVLESDGPLSLALANIKYIPGGADSATVRCGS, from the coding sequence ATGTTGAATAAAAAAATAATGATTGCTGGTCTTCTGTCACTTCTGTCCGCCTGCGGCGGCAAAGAGTCCTCGCCACAGGCTGCTGCAAAAGCTGAGGAAAACCCCTGGCCGAAACTCCAGCCGGCGCTGCCCGCGGACCCGGAAATGGAGAAAAAGATCGCCGATCTCCTGTCCCGTATGTCCCTGGAGGAAAAAGTCGGCCAGATGATCCAGGCGGAGATCAAGTACGCCACCCCGGAAGACGTCAAGCAATACCATCTGGGTTCGATCCTGAACGGCGGCGGCACCTATCCGAACAACGATAAGTTCGCCACGCCGCAGGACTGGCTGGACCTGGCCAACGCCTACTATGAAGCCTCCATGGATACCTCCCACGGCGGCGTTGCCATTCCGGTGATGTGGGGCTCGGATGCGGTGCACGGACACAACAATGTGATCGGCGCGACTCTGTTCCCGCACAATATCGGTTTGGGCGCGGCCCACGACCCGGAGCTGATCCGGCGCATTGGCGAGGCCACGGCGCGGGAGGTGGCGGTGACCGGCATCGACTGGACCTTCGCCCCCACGGTGGCGGTGGTGCGGGACGACCGCTGGGGCCGCACCTTTGAGAGCTATTCCGAGGACCCGAAAATCGTGCGCGAGTACGCTCGCGCCATGGTCGAGGGCATTCAGGGGGAGAAGTCCTCCGATGAATTTCTCGGCGGCCAGAAGCTGATCTCCGCCACCAAGCACTTTATCGGCGATGGCGGCACCGAGCGCGGCATGGACCGCGGCGACACACAGGCCAGTGAAGAGGAACTGGCGCGCATACATTCAGCCGGCTATATCGGTGCGCTGGGCGCCGGCGTACAGACAGTGATGGCCTCCTTCAACAGTTGGAATGGTGTGCGGTTGCACGGGCACAAACACCTGCTCACCGACGTGTTGAAAGGCAGGCTGGGCTTCGACGGTTTCGTAGTGGGGGACTGGAACGGTCACCGCTTCGTGGACGGCTGCACCCTGGAGAGCTGCCCCCAGTCGATCAATGCGGGCCTGGATATGTTTATGGTGCCATCGGACTGGAAGGCACTCTACAAAAATACCCTGGCCCAGGCGCAGAGCGGCGAGATACCCATGAGCCGCATCGACGACGCGGTGACGCGGATACTGCGGGTGAAAATGCGCGCGGGCCTGTTCGAGCGCAACAAACCCCTGGCGGGCAAGAAGGGTATTCTGGGCAGCCCGGAACACCGGGCTATCGCCCGCGAGGCGGTGCGCAAATCCCTGGTGCTGCTGAAAAACAACGGTGGCCTGTTGCCGTTGAATCCGAAACAAAAAATCCTCGTGGCCGGCGACGCGGCGGACAATATCGGCAAGCAGAGCGGCGGTTGGACCATTTCCTGGCAGGGTACCGGCAATACGGCGGCGGACTTCCCCGGTGCCACCTCCATATACGCCGGTATCAAAAGCGCGGTAGAAAAGGCCGGTGGCGAGGCGTTGCTTTCCATCAATGGAGATTTCGAGGGAGACAAACCCGATGTGGCGGTGGTGGTCTTCGGTGAGGAACCCTATGCCGAGTGGCACGGGGATATCACCAGTCTCGAATACCAGTTCGGCAGCAAGCGTGATCTGGCGCTGCTGAAGAAGCTCAAGCAGCAGAATATTCCGGTAGTGAGCATTTTCATCTCCGGCCGCCCCCTGTGGATCAACAAGGAGCTGAACGCCTCTGACGCCTTTGTCGCTGCCTGGTTGCCAGGCTCCGAGGGCGCCGGCGTGGCCGACGTGATCCTCACGGACGCGGAAGGAAAAACCCAGTACGACTTTACCGGCAAGCTCTCCTTCAGCTGGCCGCGGTTGGTGGACCAGGTGCCGCTCAACCTGGGCGACGACGGCTACGACCCGCTCTTCGCCTACGGCTACGGCCTTACCTATGCCGACGATATCGAGATCGCCAATGATCTGCCGGAGCAGGGCGAGAGCTACGCTTCGGGCAAGCTGGAGGACGCCTGGATGATGGTGTGGCGCCCGCGCGCACCCTGGGACTTGGTCATCCTCGACGAAGGCAACGCGCCGCTCGTCGTGGAGGGCAATCTCGCCGCGAGCGACGACGACAATATCCGCGTGTCCGCCATCGACATGCGCAACCAGGAAGACGCGCGCCTGGTCGAGTGGGCCGGTCTGCGCCCCGGCGGGGTAGCCCTGCGCGCGGATAAACCCCAGGACCTGAGCCGCTACCTGGAGGCCGGCGGTACTCTCAGCCTGGACGTCCGAGTGGACAGCGAACTCGCCGGCGAGGTGTACGCCTCGGTGACCTGCGGCGACGACTGCCTGGGCAAACTGCCGCTCAAGGCGTCGCTGCAAAAACTGCAACCGGGCCAGTGGGCGCCGCTGTCCATCGACCTGCAGTGCTTCGCCGAACGGGGCGCGGAGTTCTCGCGGATCGACAGCAGCTTGGTGCTGGAGAGCGACGGGCCGCTGTCCCTGGCGTTGGCGAATATCAAATACATACCCGGCGGCGCGGACAGCGCCACGGTGCGCTGCGGGAGTTGA
- a CDS encoding family 16 glycosylhydrolase — MLQSTFYAMRTVFIAVVALSPLAVGAKPYKAAEILTNESQIYGKYVFRMRAAEGSGILSNFFLWKDGSELEGVPWEEVDIEVFGKNNAQSWQSNIITGLGSRITSEQVHNAGVSLAEDYHTYSIEWTPQWVRWLVDGQLVRETQGGQAGDLISPSQARFNFWPPNIPDWVGPWNDSILPVHMFVNWIEYYSWNGGGFDFEWRDDFNWFDTGRWSKADWTFAENRADFAPANAVTTNGYLVLSITREGQEGFNGTPPVDNGGSSSSSSSSSSSSSSSSSSSSSSSSSSSGGGECPVISGGQSGNFNTSGAYCFRTQDTIHGWGVSNFSGRSISVTVNGSGAAVTSPGAPLPAKGFGDYYVFEASAGDFPWASVYWW, encoded by the coding sequence GTGCTTCAGTCAACCTTTTACGCCATGCGGACGGTATTCATTGCCGTCGTGGCGCTCTCACCGCTGGCCGTCGGCGCCAAGCCGTACAAGGCCGCGGAAATTCTCACCAACGAAAGTCAAATCTACGGCAAGTACGTATTCCGGATGCGTGCGGCCGAGGGCAGCGGGATCCTCTCCAATTTCTTCCTGTGGAAAGACGGGTCGGAACTGGAGGGCGTGCCCTGGGAGGAGGTCGATATCGAGGTCTTCGGTAAGAACAACGCCCAGTCATGGCAAAGCAATATCATCACCGGCCTGGGGAGCCGGATCACCTCCGAGCAGGTGCACAACGCCGGTGTATCCCTCGCCGAGGACTACCATACCTACAGCATTGAATGGACGCCACAATGGGTGCGGTGGCTGGTCGACGGACAGTTGGTGCGGGAGACGCAGGGGGGGCAGGCCGGCGACCTGATCAGCCCTTCGCAGGCGCGCTTCAATTTCTGGCCCCCCAATATCCCCGACTGGGTCGGCCCCTGGAACGACAGCATCCTGCCGGTCCATATGTTCGTCAACTGGATCGAGTACTACAGTTGGAATGGCGGCGGCTTCGACTTTGAGTGGCGGGACGACTTCAATTGGTTCGACACCGGCCGCTGGAGTAAGGCCGACTGGACCTTCGCCGAAAACCGCGCGGACTTCGCGCCGGCCAACGCCGTGACCACCAACGGCTACCTCGTACTGTCCATAACCCGCGAGGGCCAGGAAGGCTTCAACGGTACGCCGCCCGTCGATAACGGCGGCAGCTCAAGTTCGTCGTCCAGCAGTTCCTCCAGCTCATCGTCCAGTTCGTCCAGCAGCAGTTCGTCCTCCAGCAGCTCGAGCGGCGGCGGTGAGTGCCCGGTTATATCGGGGGGGCAGTCAGGCAATTTCAACACCAGCGGAGCCTACTGCTTCCGTACGCAGGACACGATCCACGGCTGGGGTGTGTCGAATTTTTCCGGGCGCTCGATCTCTGTGACAGTGAACGGCTCCGGCGCCGCTGTGACTTCCCCCGGCGCGCCGTTGCCGGCCAAAGGTTTCGGCGACTACTACGTTTTTGAAGCCAGCGCCGGGGATTTTCCCTGGGCCTCGGTTTATTGGTGGTAG
- a CDS encoding family 43 glycosylhydrolase — protein sequence MNPIIAGDHPDPTILKDGRDYYMTFSSFYSYPGLVIWHSTDLVNWAPVGPALFKSLGVIWAVDLCKHGDRYYIYIPADPDGKGWSTYVIWADDIRGPWSDPIDMKIHGCIDPGHIVGEDGNRYLFVNGIRKIRLTQDGLAADGELEHAYSPWRYPDDWVVENFAPEGPKLLRRGDWFYLVTAVGGTAGPATGHMVIAARSKSIHGPWEHCPHNPLVRTTSSEEPWWSRGHATLVEGPAGDWWMVYHGYENGFRTLGRQTLLEPIEWTDDGWFRAVGGDLSKPLPKPSGGESGPSGFALSDDFKSNRFGVQWSFHNPAPDEMRRIRYEEKGLRIATSGTTPADSAPLTCIVGDRAYEVEVNVDLLDDGAEGGLLLFYSDKAFVGLGFSREHIKTFQYAEEQSWFRQPANTSSLRIRMTNDNNVITYRYSRDGGKTWTLHGHRMEVSGIHHNVFGGFLSLRIGLYSAGEGSARIRNFSYKAL from the coding sequence TTGAATCCGATCATTGCCGGAGACCATCCGGACCCGACGATCCTGAAGGACGGCCGCGATTACTACATGACGTTTTCGTCCTTCTATTCCTATCCCGGCCTGGTCATCTGGCATTCAACCGACTTGGTAAATTGGGCCCCGGTGGGGCCGGCGCTGTTCAAGTCGCTCGGCGTTATCTGGGCCGTCGATCTGTGCAAGCACGGAGACCGCTATTACATCTATATCCCCGCCGATCCGGATGGAAAAGGGTGGTCCACCTATGTGATCTGGGCCGACGATATCCGGGGGCCCTGGAGCGACCCCATCGATATGAAAATCCACGGGTGTATCGACCCCGGCCACATAGTGGGCGAGGACGGCAACCGCTATCTGTTTGTAAACGGCATCCGCAAGATCCGCCTGACCCAGGACGGTCTTGCCGCCGACGGCGAACTGGAGCATGCCTACAGCCCCTGGCGCTATCCCGACGACTGGGTGGTGGAAAATTTCGCCCCGGAAGGGCCCAAGCTGTTGCGCCGCGGGGACTGGTTTTACCTGGTCACCGCGGTCGGCGGCACCGCCGGCCCAGCCACCGGTCATATGGTAATCGCCGCCCGCTCGAAATCCATTCACGGTCCTTGGGAGCACTGCCCGCACAATCCCCTGGTGCGCACGACCAGCAGCGAAGAGCCCTGGTGGTCCCGTGGCCATGCGACATTGGTCGAGGGGCCGGCGGGCGACTGGTGGATGGTCTATCACGGCTATGAAAACGGTTTCCGGACCCTCGGGCGCCAGACACTGCTGGAGCCGATCGAGTGGACCGACGACGGCTGGTTCCGGGCCGTGGGTGGCGACCTTTCCAAGCCCCTGCCGAAACCCTCGGGCGGAGAAAGCGGGCCTTCGGGTTTTGCCTTGTCGGACGACTTCAAGAGCAACCGTTTCGGCGTGCAGTGGTCTTTCCACAACCCGGCGCCCGACGAAATGCGGCGCATCCGCTACGAGGAAAAAGGCCTGCGCATTGCCACCAGTGGCACGACGCCGGCGGACAGCGCACCGCTCACCTGCATCGTCGGTGACCGCGCCTACGAAGTGGAAGTCAATGTCGATTTGCTCGACGATGGCGCCGAGGGCGGACTGCTGCTCTTCTACAGCGACAAGGCATTTGTGGGGCTCGGCTTTTCACGGGAACATATCAAGACTTTCCAATACGCCGAGGAACAGAGCTGGTTCCGACAGCCGGCGAACACTTCCAGCCTGCGGATAAGGATGACCAATGACAACAATGTCATCACCTACCGCTATTCCCGCGATGGCGGCAAGACCTGGACCCTGCACGGGCACCGCATGGAGGTTTCCGGAATTCACCACAATGTATTCGGCGGCTTCCTGAGTCTCAGGATTGGTCTCTATAGCGCGGGCGAGGGCAGTGCCCGGATCAGGAACTTCAGTTACAAGGCGCTTTAA
- a CDS encoding endo-1,4-beta-xylanase has protein sequence MRIKKLIVSFLPLADGRGNFLFIRHGIKNPLKVLLTAVLLSVSAVCSADNPLVSHVYTADPAARVFNDRMYVIVTHDQDTQSDYSELHDYYMFSSDDMVNWQDHGVVFNARTDTSWANLAYAPDIIERNGKYYLYFPDGASSIGVAVSDSPTGPFTDPLGRPLVDRNTPNANVDWVFDPGVFIDDDGQAYLYFGGGGPGNARVIRLNEDMISTSGAAITLDVPNFFEALYMHKRNGTYYLSYSTNTEAGLAIDYMTSNSPTSGFVHRGTVLPNPWENNNNNNHQSIVEFNNQWYLFYHNRAVANARGASTFQRSINVDRLFYNGDGSIQQVNAGSAGVPKLKNVDPFARNEAETIDREQGIETEGPATGTRNLAFIQNGDWVKISNVDFGSGATGFEAGVASDTSGGTVEIILDDVNNPPVGSLSVGNTGGWQNWQTVSTQINTVTGLHDLFLRFSGESDYLLNLDWYRFSGAVEGSTLEVELESLSGQGSFSPFNVEFDSSASGGQYIAWPNNGNQILSSPSDGATGQVEIPFTLSQAADVQFQVRVNLPNANDDSFYYKLDSGSWVTQNNTATSGWDTLMPATFDNLSMGEHTLRILRREDGAGLDRVELTASAGEITGSGSGGGGDNTILVRALGTTGTESITLRVGGIDVQSWTLTTSMTDYAATTELDGDVTVAFTNDNGEADVQIDYVEVNGQVRQAEAQSENTGAWGNNQCGGGSNTEWLHCSGHINFGPVSGTDPGPSPTGFFVGNITTGGRVRSDFIQYWDQITPENEGKWGSVEGVRDQYNWSGLDAAYNFARENGIPFKQHTFVWGNQAPGWIDNLSPSEQAAEIEEWIRDYCARYPDTQMIDVVNEATPGHAPAGYAQSAFGNDWIIRSFQLARQYCPNAILILNDYNVLSWNTQEFINMARPAVEAGVVDAIGLQAHGLEDWSLNDLRSKLDAVAALGLPIYISEYDVNHADDQRQLQIMQEQFPMFFSHPSVAGITLWGYVVGGTWVPNSGLIRSDGTHRPAMTWLMNFLER, from the coding sequence ATGAGAATTAAAAAACTAATCGTCTCGTTCCTGCCATTGGCGGACGGGCGCGGCAACTTTCTATTTATAAGGCATGGAATAAAAAACCCGCTGAAAGTCCTTTTAACAGCAGTTCTGTTATCGGTTTCAGCTGTCTGCTCCGCCGACAACCCGCTGGTATCCCATGTCTACACGGCGGACCCGGCGGCGCGGGTATTCAACGACCGGATGTACGTGATCGTCACTCACGATCAGGACACCCAGTCGGATTACAGCGAGCTGCACGACTACTACATGTTCTCGTCGGACGACATGGTCAACTGGCAGGATCACGGCGTGGTCTTCAATGCGCGCACCGACACCAGTTGGGCCAACCTCGCCTATGCGCCCGATATCATCGAACGCAACGGAAAGTACTACCTGTACTTTCCCGACGGCGCCAGTTCGATCGGAGTGGCGGTGAGTGACAGCCCGACCGGGCCCTTTACCGACCCGCTGGGACGCCCCCTGGTCGACCGGAATACGCCCAATGCGAATGTGGACTGGGTGTTCGACCCCGGCGTGTTTATCGATGACGATGGCCAGGCCTATCTGTACTTCGGCGGTGGCGGACCGGGCAACGCCCGCGTGATCCGGCTGAACGAGGATATGATCAGCACCAGTGGCGCGGCCATAACGCTGGATGTACCCAATTTCTTTGAAGCGCTGTATATGCACAAGCGCAACGGCACCTACTATCTGTCCTACTCCACCAATACCGAGGCGGGGCTGGCGATAGACTACATGACCAGCAACAGCCCGACTTCCGGGTTTGTGCACCGCGGTACTGTGCTCCCTAATCCCTGGGAAAACAACAATAACAACAATCACCAGTCTATTGTGGAGTTCAACAACCAGTGGTACCTCTTCTACCACAACCGGGCGGTCGCCAATGCGCGCGGCGCCAGCACCTTCCAGCGCTCCATCAACGTGGACCGGCTCTTCTATAATGGCGACGGCAGCATACAGCAGGTCAATGCGGGATCGGCGGGTGTGCCAAAGCTGAAAAACGTCGATCCCTTCGCCCGAAATGAAGCGGAAACCATAGACAGAGAGCAGGGTATCGAGACCGAGGGCCCTGCCACCGGTACGAGAAATCTGGCGTTCATTCAAAATGGCGACTGGGTGAAGATCTCCAACGTCGATTTCGGCTCCGGCGCGACCGGATTCGAGGCAGGTGTCGCTTCGGACACCAGTGGCGGCACCGTTGAGATAATCCTCGACGATGTGAACAATCCACCGGTCGGCAGTCTCAGCGTCGGCAATACCGGGGGATGGCAGAACTGGCAGACGGTTTCAACCCAGATCAACACCGTGACCGGTCTTCACGATCTCTTCCTGCGGTTTTCCGGCGAAAGCGACTATCTGCTCAATCTGGACTGGTACCGGTTTAGCGGTGCGGTCGAGGGCAGCACGCTGGAGGTGGAGCTGGAAAGCCTTTCCGGCCAGGGCAGTTTTTCGCCGTTCAATGTGGAGTTCGATTCGTCCGCGTCCGGCGGGCAGTATATTGCCTGGCCGAACAACGGCAACCAGATACTGAGCTCGCCGTCGGACGGCGCAACCGGCCAGGTCGAGATCCCATTTACGCTCTCGCAAGCGGCGGACGTGCAGTTCCAGGTGCGGGTCAACCTGCCGAATGCCAATGACGATTCCTTCTATTACAAACTGGACTCGGGTTCGTGGGTTACGCAAAACAATACCGCCACAAGCGGCTGGGATACGCTGATGCCGGCGACCTTCGACAACCTGTCGATGGGTGAGCACACACTGCGGATTTTGCGGCGCGAAGACGGCGCGGGGCTGGATCGGGTCGAGCTGACGGCGTCCGCCGGGGAGATCACCGGCTCCGGCAGTGGTGGCGGTGGCGACAATACGATCCTGGTCCGCGCCCTGGGAACCACCGGTACCGAGTCGATCACCCTGCGGGTGGGCGGCATCGACGTACAGAGCTGGACACTGACCACGAGCATGACGGATTACGCGGCCACTACCGAACTGGATGGCGACGTCACCGTGGCCTTCACCAACGACAACGGCGAAGCCGACGTACAGATTGATTACGTGGAGGTCAACGGCCAGGTCCGCCAGGCCGAGGCGCAGAGCGAGAACACCGGCGCCTGGGGCAACAACCAGTGCGGGGGCGGCTCGAACACCGAGTGGCTGCACTGCAGCGGTCATATCAACTTCGGCCCGGTCTCTGGCACCGACCCCGGCCCTTCCCCCACCGGTTTCTTTGTCGGCAATATCACCACCGGCGGCCGGGTCCGGTCCGACTTTATACAGTACTGGGATCAGATCACGCCCGAGAACGAAGGCAAGTGGGGCAGTGTGGAGGGCGTTCGCGACCAGTACAACTGGAGTGGCCTGGATGCGGCATACAACTTCGCCCGGGAGAACGGTATTCCATTCAAGCAGCATACGTTCGTATGGGGAAACCAGGCTCCGGGCTGGATCGATAATCTCAGCCCCTCGGAGCAGGCCGCGGAAATCGAAGAATGGATTCGCGACTACTGTGCGCGTTACCCGGACACCCAGATGATCGACGTGGTCAACGAGGCCACCCCCGGCCACGCGCCGGCGGGTTATGCACAAAGCGCCTTCGGCAATGACTGGATCATCCGCTCGTTCCAACTGGCCAGACAGTATTGTCCGAATGCCATTCTGATCCTGAATGATTACAACGTGCTGAGCTGGAACACCCAGGAGTTTATCAATATGGCCAGACCGGCCGTCGAAGCCGGCGTGGTGGACGCCATCGGCTTGCAGGCGCACGGTCTGGAGGACTGGTCCCTGAATGATCTTCGGAGCAAACTCGATGCGGTGGCCGCCCTGGGTCTGCCTATCTACATCTCCGAGTACGACGTCAATCATGCCGACGACCAGAGGCAGTTGCAGATCATGCAGGAGCAATTCCCGATGTTTTTCAGTCATCCGTCCGTCGCCGGGATTACCCTGTGGGGCTATGTGGTCGGCGGAACCTGGGTGCCCAACAGCGGCCTTATCCGGAGTGACGGCACACACCGCCCGGCCATGACCTGGTTGATGAATTTTTTGGAGAGGTAA
- a CDS encoding glycoside hydrolase family 43 protein — MKNFKIARTLLTLSVLTTFAASGLAKEYKPGENPIFRNIFTADPAPLVVGDTLYVYVGHDEAGEGQMFNITEWVVYSTTDTKDWTFHGSVMKPTDFDWAIRDAWASQVIEKDGKYWFYTTVEHGPPHNAKAIGVAVADTPLGPFKDARGSALAHDATTPTPEDPHDWDDIDPTAFTDDDGTTWLAWGNMHLYLARLKPNMIEFDGPIREIYLPNYTEGPWLHKRKEMVYLTYPCFAHQNMYEKMCYATAPRITGPWTYRGILTDRTENSYTIHPGIVEYKDQWYFFYHDAKLTINGVPGAMGRRSVAVEYLHYNEDGTIKPIRQTQAGVSIPPDPPEGYRAPIFNPDGPLVTVESDIDVTQNTVTAATEWSGTPALRTTGDPYQTAIVSESFNRGDSGATSLGQTFSPDIDFTLQEISLYAGDGLGTIEDKPLTLALYEFDEGESKKNASSSYTAGKNLLGSGDGLRINYKPQAQGLLQLRLAESRQPVLKAGRRYVLELQGVSGSAPLFWRRTRTDAYSAGAAYRDRSLIREESKTGDFGLALYGEMHREK, encoded by the coding sequence ATGAAAAACTTCAAAATCGCCCGAACGCTACTGACGCTGTCCGTACTTACGACTTTTGCGGCATCCGGACTTGCGAAAGAGTACAAGCCCGGCGAAAACCCGATTTTCAGGAATATATTTACGGCGGACCCCGCGCCCTTGGTCGTTGGCGATACTTTGTATGTCTATGTTGGCCATGATGAAGCCGGTGAAGGCCAGATGTTCAACATCACCGAATGGGTCGTCTACTCCACCACGGATACGAAGGACTGGACGTTTCACGGTTCGGTTATGAAACCCACTGATTTCGATTGGGCGATCAGGGATGCCTGGGCGTCCCAAGTGATCGAAAAGGACGGAAAGTACTGGTTCTACACCACTGTGGAGCACGGTCCCCCGCACAACGCCAAGGCCATCGGGGTCGCGGTCGCGGATACGCCGCTCGGGCCGTTCAAGGACGCAAGAGGCTCCGCCCTGGCCCATGATGCCACGACTCCCACACCGGAAGATCCGCACGACTGGGACGATATCGACCCGACCGCGTTTACCGATGATGACGGTACGACCTGGTTAGCGTGGGGCAACATGCATTTGTACCTGGCCAGGCTCAAACCCAACATGATCGAATTCGACGGGCCCATCCGGGAAATATACCTGCCCAACTATACCGAAGGACCCTGGCTGCACAAGCGCAAGGAAATGGTTTACCTGACCTATCCCTGCTTTGCGCACCAGAATATGTATGAAAAAATGTGTTACGCCACGGCTCCCCGGATTACGGGCCCCTGGACCTACCGGGGCATCCTCACCGACCGCACCGAAAACAGCTACACCATCCATCCCGGCATCGTCGAGTACAAGGACCAGTGGTACTTTTTTTACCACGACGCCAAGCTCACGATAAACGGTGTACCGGGAGCCATGGGCAGGCGGTCCGTTGCCGTGGAGTATCTTCACTATAACGAAGACGGCACCATTAAGCCGATCAGGCAAACGCAAGCAGGCGTGAGTATTCCGCCCGATCCACCCGAAGGCTACCGAGCGCCCATCTTCAATCCCGACGGTCCTCTGGTCACAGTGGAAAGCGATATAGACGTTACGCAGAATACGGTAACCGCCGCCACCGAGTGGAGTGGGACCCCGGCATTGCGGACTACCGGTGATCCCTATCAGACTGCCATTGTTTCAGAGAGTTTTAATCGAGGTGACAGCGGCGCTACCTCTCTCGGACAAACGTTCAGCCCCGATATTGATTTTACCTTACAGGAAATCAGTTTATATGCCGGCGACGGGTTGGGGACCATTGAAGATAAACCTTTAACCCTGGCTCTGTATGAATTCGACGAAGGCGAGTCGAAAAAGAACGCCTCTTCTTCCTACACGGCGGGAAAGAACCTTCTCGGGTCAGGCGACGGACTGCGAATAAACTACAAGCCCCAGGCACAGGGTTTGCTTCAGCTTCGTCTGGCCGAATCCCGCCAGCCAGTTTTGAAGGCGGGCAGACGCTATGTACTGGAACTTCAGGGTGTGAGTGGCTCGGCTCCACTTTTCTGGCGCAGGACACGGACGGATGCCTATTCAGCGGGAGCGGCTTATCGGGATCGATCGCTGATTCGGGAAGAATCGAAAACAGGCGATTTCGGGTTGGCTTTATACGGGGAAATGCATCGGGAGAAATGA
- a CDS encoding helix-turn-helix domain-containing protein, translating to MKAIVFNIHDVALLLIAGECSILSVLFLAYRSGTRPLARLLLAIFLILNALIAIDTLIYWGEVVRYWVFHISPNLFFLFGFAYFLQGPALYWYTRSMIYNDFSFRRLTMLHLLPAVAAQLYLYFVYHRYPAAVQGDLVLGLEIFSSTGGYHDIFVTAQKSIVVVYGIACLFQLARYRVRLKDSYSNIEKIDSVWLHLLIGGFLLAWTWSLVTHVFGLYRSVDISDMMGIIGNYMIFVLINILAFYSLIYSNVFESLSQKTKRNRSEDCDPVDPQHVDQIRTAMEIGKLFLNPRLTVDEFARHVKLPPRQVSSAIKHRFGRNFLEYVNSYRVEEAKRCLADPANRDDSVLDIASKSGFNSKATFNRFFKKFVGVTPTEYRRHCLTGLPG from the coding sequence ATGAAGGCGATTGTTTTCAACATTCATGATGTTGCCCTGCTGTTGATCGCCGGCGAATGCAGTATTCTCTCGGTACTGTTTCTGGCGTATCGCAGCGGCACCAGGCCCCTCGCCCGCCTGCTGCTGGCGATTTTCCTGATTCTGAATGCGCTGATTGCGATCGATACCCTCATATACTGGGGCGAGGTGGTTCGCTACTGGGTGTTCCATATCTCGCCAAACCTGTTTTTCCTTTTCGGGTTCGCCTATTTTTTGCAAGGCCCGGCGCTGTATTGGTACACCCGGTCGATGATCTACAACGACTTCTCCTTTCGTCGGCTGACTATGTTGCACCTACTCCCAGCGGTCGCCGCACAGCTTTATCTGTACTTTGTGTATCATCGCTACCCTGCGGCTGTCCAAGGCGACCTGGTTCTGGGCCTCGAGATTTTCAGTTCCACTGGTGGTTATCACGATATATTCGTTACGGCGCAAAAATCCATCGTAGTCGTCTACGGCATAGCCTGTCTTTTCCAACTCGCCCGTTATCGCGTCCGTTTGAAGGACAGCTACTCGAATATCGAGAAAATCGATTCCGTATGGTTGCATCTGCTGATCGGCGGTTTTCTGCTGGCCTGGACCTGGAGTCTGGTCACACACGTCTTCGGCCTGTACCGGTCCGTCGACATCAGTGACATGATGGGTATCATCGGCAATTACATGATCTTTGTCCTGATCAATATTCTTGCGTTCTACAGTCTGATCTACTCAAATGTTTTTGAAAGCCTCAGCCAGAAGACAAAACGCAACCGGTCCGAAGACTGTGACCCAGTCGACCCGCAACATGTCGATCAAATCCGTACGGCCATGGAAATTGGAAAGTTGTTCCTCAACCCCAGGCTGACCGTGGACGAGTTTGCCAGGCACGTGAAACTGCCACCTCGACAGGTGTCCTCGGCGATCAAGCACCGATTTGGTCGCAATTTCCTGGAGTACGTCAATAGCTACCGTGTGGAAGAGGCCAAACGGTGTCTCGCCGACCCGGCGAACCGCGACGACTCCGTGCTCGATATCGCTTCAAAATCCGGATTCAACAGTAAAGCCACGTTCAACCGCTTCTTCAAGAAGTTTGTCGGTGTTACTCCCACTGAATACCGACGCCACTGCCTGACCGGCTTGCCCGGTTGA